In one window of Frigoriglobus tundricola DNA:
- a CDS encoding alpha-amylase family protein, producing the protein MSLPSRREFVCTAVAATGAAATEGAARSNVEAADAKEPDIWGRAVLAQPFDKIPFREVKVPAWVQGTTGVGYTLSVMSSAQRKDAAAAGVTLSEVGFVDPFYAYYDSKLLNRRNPHVPPDRVKKEVEEYQKLGVRVLGVYPPTLQAEVWERHPDWRRVAADTDQVPEIDLKKYPHGGMLCPLGPYGDFVIDVLAEIVTEFPAVSAFSFDGLHHGGGCYCTHCRADYKRDTGNAIPKRDMQSEAFRTYLHWADRTLEDLVRRMQARLKAINPDVALVTWTTNAGRFGHLLDVPRNMSARMNLLFDAPDQEFWMDETNRGSSIVPAFGAAYVWAVSNHRTAFAEPYLMSRGNPYGKDSFPAHEVERRVMLALTHGAGPSLAVQQPDHLKPAIAHALAGIKKRAPWLTHKRPEPWGAILVSDNTRVFYGRSAGQVEERYLANVFGFFRAALEEHLPVTLVNDWNLTADDLAPYKLLVLPNAACLDDRQCAAVEQFVARGGGLVASLDTGLCDEFGTPRKAPALAAVLGVRHRGGATAGATAGAIGDTLDENFARTLPPEYWQKRKGVWDFKRLDAPDPLFATEKLTELIGRGPVTFKGPVARVEPLKGAVAHATVRAKDNAKAEELPAVVAHTYGAGRVVYFAAGIDAAHYALSYPYYRALLAQAMRAAPAAAPRVRVAAPMCVHAVPVRQEKAGRRLIVHLFNDLNTTAGHGHPAEEVPLREEVVPIHDIAVAFDPGYGIKRVTLQPAGHALKVERVANEDRVTVPALAVHAMVVAELE; encoded by the coding sequence ATGTCTCTCCCCTCGCGTCGCGAGTTCGTGTGTACCGCCGTCGCCGCAACCGGTGCTGCCGCCACTGAAGGAGCGGCTCGTTCCAACGTCGAAGCGGCCGACGCGAAGGAACCGGACATCTGGGGCCGGGCCGTTCTCGCACAGCCGTTCGATAAAATCCCGTTTCGCGAAGTGAAGGTGCCGGCGTGGGTCCAGGGCACCACCGGCGTGGGGTACACGCTCTCGGTGATGAGTTCCGCGCAGCGGAAGGACGCCGCCGCGGCGGGCGTGACCCTCAGCGAGGTCGGGTTCGTGGACCCGTTCTACGCGTACTACGACAGCAAGCTCCTGAACCGCCGCAACCCGCACGTCCCGCCGGACCGCGTGAAGAAGGAGGTCGAGGAGTACCAGAAGCTCGGCGTGCGGGTTCTCGGCGTGTACCCGCCCACGCTCCAGGCGGAGGTGTGGGAGCGGCACCCCGATTGGCGCCGGGTGGCCGCCGACACCGACCAGGTCCCCGAGATCGACCTGAAGAAGTACCCCCACGGCGGCATGCTCTGCCCGCTCGGCCCCTACGGTGACTTCGTTATCGATGTGCTCGCGGAAATTGTGACCGAATTTCCGGCCGTCAGCGCGTTCAGCTTCGACGGGCTGCACCACGGCGGCGGGTGCTACTGCACGCACTGCCGCGCCGACTACAAGAGGGACACCGGGAACGCGATCCCCAAGCGCGACATGCAGAGCGAGGCGTTCCGCACCTACCTCCACTGGGCCGACCGCACGCTCGAAGACCTCGTCCGGCGGATGCAGGCGCGCCTGAAGGCCATCAACCCGGACGTGGCCCTCGTGACCTGGACCACCAACGCCGGACGGTTCGGCCACCTGCTCGACGTCCCGCGGAACATGTCCGCCCGGATGAACCTGCTGTTCGACGCCCCGGACCAGGAGTTCTGGATGGACGAAACGAACCGCGGGTCGAGCATCGTCCCGGCGTTCGGCGCGGCCTACGTGTGGGCGGTCAGCAACCACCGGACGGCGTTCGCCGAGCCGTACCTGATGAGCCGCGGCAACCCCTACGGCAAGGACAGCTTCCCGGCGCACGAGGTCGAGCGGCGGGTCATGCTCGCACTCACGCACGGTGCCGGCCCGAGCCTCGCGGTCCAACAGCCGGACCACCTGAAGCCCGCGATCGCGCACGCCCTGGCGGGGATCAAGAAGCGGGCCCCGTGGCTGACGCACAAGCGGCCGGAGCCCTGGGGCGCGATCCTGGTGAGCGACAACACCCGCGTCTTCTACGGGCGCTCGGCGGGTCAGGTGGAAGAGCGCTACCTGGCGAACGTGTTCGGCTTCTTCCGGGCCGCGCTGGAGGAGCACCTCCCCGTCACGCTCGTCAACGACTGGAACCTGACGGCCGACGACCTCGCGCCGTACAAGTTGCTGGTGCTGCCGAACGCCGCGTGCCTCGACGACCGGCAGTGCGCCGCCGTCGAGCAGTTCGTGGCCCGGGGCGGCGGGCTGGTCGCGAGCCTGGACACCGGCCTGTGCGACGAGTTCGGCACCCCGCGGAAAGCGCCCGCCCTGGCCGCGGTCCTGGGCGTGAGGCACCGGGGCGGCGCGACCGCCGGCGCGACCGCCGGCGCGATCGGCGACACGCTCGACGAGAACTTCGCCCGGACGCTCCCGCCCGAGTACTGGCAGAAGCGCAAAGGGGTGTGGGACTTCAAGCGCCTCGACGCGCCCGATCCCCTCTTCGCGACCGAGAAGCTCACCGAACTGATCGGCCGGGGGCCCGTCACCTTCAAGGGGCCGGTGGCGCGCGTCGAACCGCTCAAGGGGGCCGTCGCCCACGCGACCGTGCGGGCGAAGGACAACGCGAAGGCCGAGGAGCTGCCCGCGGTGGTGGCGCACACGTACGGGGCCGGGCGGGTCGTCTACTTCGCGGCCGGCATCGACGCCGCGCACTACGCGCTCTCGTACCCGTACTACCGCGCCCTTCTGGCACAGGCGATGCGGGCCGCGCCCGCCGCCGCGCCCCGGGTGCGGGTCGCCGCCCCGATGTGCGTCCACGCGGTGCCGGTGCGGCAGGAGAAGGCCGGGCGGCGGCTCATCGTCCACCTGTTCAACGACCTGAACACGACGGCGGGCCACGGGCACCCGGCCGAGGAGGTGCCGCTGCGGGAGGAGGTCGTTCCGATCCACGACATCGCGGTCGCGTTCGATCCGGGTTACGGGATCAAGCGCGTCACCCTCCAACCCGCGGGTCACGCGCTCAAGGTCGAACGCGTCGCGAACGAGGACCGGGTGACGGTGCCCGCCCTGGCCGTCCACGCGATGGTGGTGGCGGAGCTGGAGTAG
- a CDS encoding serine/threonine protein kinase has product MSGATGTGQRACPDVAELAAFLSDKLPPDTMDEIGAHVSSCRHCDAAVRRMDGVTSGTLDSLPGRGGADARVLVPTKCLPAGPLPSAPPPPVQLGQYRIGERLGQGGMGAVYRAEHVRLKKSVAVKVLAPGQVRDPRAVARFQLEMEVVGRLDHPNIVRATDAGEADGTHFLVMELIDGVNLAHLLLQRGPLPVPTACELVRQAALGLQHAHEHGLVHRDVKPSNLMLTPSGQVKLLDLGLALLRNARPLGGDLTGVGEVMGTAEYMAPEQYAETRSVDTRADVYSLGCTLYALLTGDPPFAGAGRNSFLRMMWAHQHEGARPVAELRADVPPALGDLLARMLSKNPDDRPATPSAVAAALEPLAAGAHLSGLSASVPVQPGATDRHTPVRATPRLQARSDGPPATGPRRRWRGGYVAGLAIGAAVIGAGAYFAAPVPPRSNQEPEPSAELPPEPGKWHVLLSKRPVERLWVPTTESFIHYQQDKELLTVQSARHALIRLGETSAKGYKLQVGFRQIPWQGGFGIYFGGRPNAARNVFEFQTLFLLPMRPSTPERQFSLRRGRGEFALDHGGELAKAGVSRHEFATNFFPAMDVGEHLLELEVRSSNIFKIRWSGVDCEDLINLAAENHARNLFPDKQIAGEFGIYCNGSTTTVTTARYISIE; this is encoded by the coding sequence ATGAGTGGCGCAACGGGAACCGGCCAGCGGGCGTGCCCGGACGTGGCCGAATTGGCGGCGTTCCTCAGCGACAAATTGCCGCCGGACACAATGGACGAGATCGGCGCCCACGTTTCGAGTTGCCGCCACTGCGACGCCGCCGTCCGCCGGATGGACGGGGTCACGAGCGGCACTCTCGACTCGCTCCCGGGGCGCGGCGGGGCCGACGCCCGCGTGCTCGTCCCGACGAAGTGCTTGCCCGCGGGGCCGCTGCCGAGCGCCCCGCCGCCCCCGGTGCAACTGGGGCAGTACCGGATCGGGGAGCGGCTGGGCCAGGGCGGGATGGGGGCCGTGTACCGGGCCGAACACGTCCGGCTGAAGAAGAGCGTCGCGGTCAAGGTCCTCGCGCCGGGCCAGGTGCGCGACCCGCGCGCGGTCGCCCGGTTCCAGTTGGAAATGGAAGTCGTCGGCCGGCTGGACCACCCGAACATCGTCCGCGCCACGGACGCCGGTGAGGCCGACGGCACGCACTTCCTGGTGATGGAACTCATCGACGGGGTGAACCTCGCGCACCTGCTCTTACAGCGCGGCCCGCTGCCGGTCCCGACGGCGTGCGAACTGGTCCGCCAGGCGGCGCTGGGGCTCCAGCACGCCCACGAACACGGACTGGTTCACCGGGACGTCAAACCGTCCAACCTGATGCTGACCCCGTCCGGGCAGGTGAAACTGCTGGACCTCGGGCTGGCGCTGCTCCGCAACGCCCGCCCCCTCGGAGGGGACCTCACGGGCGTCGGCGAGGTGATGGGCACCGCCGAGTACATGGCGCCCGAGCAGTACGCGGAGACGCGCTCGGTGGACACCCGCGCCGACGTGTACAGCCTGGGCTGCACCCTGTACGCGCTGCTCACCGGCGACCCGCCGTTCGCCGGCGCCGGGCGGAACTCGTTCCTGCGGATGATGTGGGCGCACCAGCACGAGGGCGCCCGCCCGGTCGCGGAACTCCGCGCGGACGTGCCGCCCGCTCTGGGCGATCTGCTGGCCCGGATGCTGTCCAAGAACCCCGACGACCGGCCGGCCACGCCCAGCGCGGTCGCCGCGGCGCTGGAACCGCTGGCCGCCGGGGCGCATCTGAGCGGCCTGTCCGCGTCGGTCCCCGTGCAGCCGGGGGCGACCGACCGACACACGCCGGTGCGCGCGACGCCGCGCCTCCAGGCTCGGTCCGACGGGCCGCCCGCAACCGGTCCCCGGCGCCGCTGGCGCGGGGGCTACGTGGCGGGTCTTGCCATCGGTGCGGCCGTGATCGGCGCCGGCGCGTACTTCGCGGCCCCGGTTCCTCCCCGCTCGAATCAGGAGCCCGAGCCGTCAGCCGAATTGCCCCCCGAACCGGGGAAATGGCACGTGTTACTTTCCAAACGTCCGGTCGAACGACTGTGGGTGCCCACGACGGAATCGTTCATCCACTACCAACAGGACAAAGAACTGCTGACCGTTCAGTCCGCGCGCCACGCGCTGATTCGCCTGGGAGAAACTTCGGCCAAAGGGTACAAGCTCCAGGTCGGGTTCCGGCAGATACCGTGGCAAGGCGGGTTCGGCATCTATTTTGGGGGGCGTCCGAACGCGGCCCGGAACGTGTTCGAGTTCCAGACCCTTTTTCTCCTCCCGATGCGCCCCTCGACTCCGGAGCGCCAGTTCAGTCTGAGACGGGGACGCGGCGAGTTCGCGCTGGATCACGGCGGCGAACTGGCAAAGGCCGGAGTCTCTCGTCACGAATTCGCCACGAATTTCTTTCCGGCGATGGATGTTGGAGAACATTTATTAGAACTAGAGGTCAGATCGTCAAATATTTTTAAAATTCGCTGGAGCGGAGTGGATTGTGAAGACCTCATTAACCTGGCGGCTGAGAATCACGCACGAAACCTATTCCCGGACAAACAAATTGCAGGAGAATTTGGAATTTACTGCAACGGATCGACTACGACAGTCACAACCGCCCGGTATATTTCGATCGAGTGA
- a CDS encoding UDP-glucuronic acid decarboxylase family protein: MRTLITGGAGFIGSHLCERFLTEGHEVIAVDNLITGDLSNLDHLRTSPRFRFIGHDISNPLKVREKLDNVLHFASPASPVDYLEHPIPTLKVGALGTHNTLGLAKAHGARFLLASTSEVYGDPLEHPQKESYWGNVNPIGIRGVYDEAKRFAESITMAYHRVHGVDTKIIRIFNTYGERMRLNDGRVLPNFMYQALMGQPLTVYGDGKQTRSFQYVSDLVEGIWRLLFTDFHDPVNLGNPSEITIREFAEEILKLAGGTSAIEFRPLPQDDPKVRQPDITRARQLLGWEPKVGRDEGLKRTLEFFKRKLGKLA, encoded by the coding sequence GTGCGCACCCTCATCACCGGCGGAGCCGGGTTCATCGGCTCTCACCTCTGCGAGCGGTTTCTGACCGAAGGGCACGAGGTGATCGCGGTGGACAACCTGATCACCGGCGACCTCTCCAACCTGGACCACCTGCGCACCAGCCCGCGGTTCCGGTTCATCGGGCACGACATCTCCAACCCGCTGAAGGTGCGCGAGAAGCTCGACAACGTGTTGCACTTCGCCAGCCCGGCCAGCCCCGTCGATTACCTCGAGCACCCGATCCCCACGCTCAAGGTCGGCGCGCTGGGCACGCACAACACCCTCGGCCTCGCGAAGGCGCACGGCGCGCGGTTCCTGCTCGCCAGCACCAGCGAGGTGTACGGCGACCCGCTCGAGCACCCGCAAAAGGAGAGCTACTGGGGCAACGTGAACCCCATCGGCATCCGCGGGGTGTACGACGAGGCCAAGCGGTTCGCCGAGTCCATCACGATGGCGTACCACCGCGTCCACGGCGTCGACACGAAGATCATTCGCATTTTTAACACTTACGGCGAGCGGATGCGCCTGAACGACGGCCGCGTGCTGCCGAACTTCATGTACCAGGCGCTGATGGGTCAACCGCTCACCGTGTACGGCGACGGCAAGCAGACGCGGAGCTTCCAGTACGTGTCCGACCTGGTGGAGGGGATCTGGCGGCTGCTGTTCACGGACTTCCACGACCCGGTGAACCTGGGCAACCCGTCCGAAATCACGATCCGGGAGTTCGCCGAGGAGATCCTGAAGCTCGCGGGCGGCACGAGCGCGATCGAGTTCCGGCCCTTGCCCCAGGACGACCCGAAGGTGCGGCAGCCCGACATCACCCGCGCGCGGCAACTGCTCGGCTGGGAGCCGAAGGTCGGGCGTGACGAGGGGCTGAAGCGCACCCTCGAGTTCTTCAAACGGAAGTTGGGAAAATTAGCGTGA
- a CDS encoding RNA polymerase sigma factor — MTRESVPPLPPDGEGDPSGGAPNPLPSEEAEWIRDAQAGDRSAFARLVERYWDRLYRWLYHLTRDRHAAEDLTQETFLRALAALKTFRPGSNFRAWVFRIGHNNFVNQKRADRRTKQQLPEDAPAPEGATAESTAENREALEVVERAVADLPTPFRAALMLAVHEGLSYREVAKVLGTTEETARWRVFKARQKLMKVLSPELLPPGAVSEEVKE; from the coding sequence GTGACCCGTGAATCGGTGCCACCCCTCCCGCCGGACGGGGAGGGAGACCCCTCTGGGGGGGCTCCCAATCCCCTCCCGTCCGAGGAGGCCGAATGGATACGGGACGCCCAGGCGGGCGATCGGTCCGCGTTCGCGCGCCTGGTCGAGCGCTACTGGGACCGTCTGTACCGCTGGCTGTACCACCTGACCCGCGACCGGCACGCCGCCGAAGACCTGACGCAAGAAACCTTCCTGCGGGCGCTGGCCGCGTTGAAGACGTTCCGGCCCGGCAGTAACTTTCGGGCCTGGGTGTTCCGGATCGGGCACAACAATTTTGTGAACCAGAAGCGAGCCGACCGGCGGACGAAGCAGCAGCTCCCGGAGGACGCGCCGGCCCCCGAAGGGGCGACCGCCGAGAGCACCGCCGAGAACCGCGAGGCGCTGGAAGTGGTGGAACGGGCCGTGGCCGACCTGCCCACCCCCTTCCGCGCGGCCCTCATGCTGGCGGTTCACGAAGGGCTGTCGTACCGAGAAGTCGCGAAGGTACTGGGCACCACGGAAGAAACGGCCCGGTGGCGGGTGTTCAAGGCCCGCCAGAAGCTGATGAAGGTGCTCTCGCCGGAACTGCTCCCGCCGGGAGCGGTTTCGGAGGAAGTGAAAGAGTAA
- a CDS encoding glycosyltransferase family 4 protein — translation MARILIATDAWHPQVSGVVRTLETTAQLLRAWGHAVEVIEPSAFPSVPTPFYPEIPLCVMRTGRVYERILRFRPDNVHISTEGPIGFWVRRFCRRVGWRFNTSYHTRFPEYLKQLARVPEGVTYRFLKWFHGASSCMMVATPSLEKELFSRGFRSPIRRWSRGVDVGTFRPRAGTATNYPRPVLLYVGRVSHEKGIDDFLKLNTPGTKLVVGDGPARAELERTYPEAVFLGYRKGEALGEVYSAADLFVFPSRTDTFGIVVIEALASGLPVAAYPVTGPMDIITRDELGALDTDLGRAVQRALVNGNPAACREEGARYTWERCTQQFLDNLVPIR, via the coding sequence ATGGCGCGCATCCTGATCGCGACCGACGCGTGGCACCCGCAGGTGAGCGGCGTTGTTCGCACGCTGGAGACGACCGCGCAACTCCTCCGCGCGTGGGGGCACGCGGTCGAAGTCATCGAACCGTCCGCGTTCCCGTCGGTCCCCACGCCGTTCTACCCCGAAATCCCGTTGTGCGTGATGCGGACCGGGCGCGTGTACGAGCGCATCCTCCGGTTCCGCCCCGACAACGTTCACATTTCCACCGAAGGCCCGATCGGCTTCTGGGTGCGCCGGTTCTGTCGCCGCGTGGGGTGGCGGTTCAACACCTCGTACCACACGCGCTTTCCCGAATACCTGAAGCAGCTCGCCCGCGTGCCGGAGGGCGTCACCTACCGGTTCCTCAAGTGGTTCCACGGCGCCTCGTCGTGCATGATGGTCGCGACGCCGAGCCTGGAGAAGGAACTGTTCAGCCGCGGGTTCCGGTCCCCGATCCGCCGGTGGTCGCGGGGCGTCGATGTCGGCACCTTCCGCCCGCGGGCCGGGACCGCGACGAACTACCCGCGGCCGGTTCTGCTCTACGTCGGCCGCGTGTCACACGAGAAGGGCATCGACGACTTCCTCAAGCTGAACACGCCCGGCACGAAACTCGTGGTCGGCGACGGCCCGGCGCGGGCCGAACTGGAGCGGACGTACCCCGAGGCGGTGTTCCTCGGCTACCGGAAAGGCGAGGCGCTCGGCGAAGTGTATTCGGCGGCCGATCTGTTCGTGTTCCCGAGCCGCACCGACACGTTCGGCATCGTGGTCATCGAGGCGCTCGCGAGCGGGCTGCCGGTCGCGGCGTACCCGGTCACCGGACCGATGGACATCATCACGCGGGACGAACTCGGTGCGCTCGACACCGATTTGGGCCGGGCCGTGCAGCGCGCGCTCGTCAATGGGAACCCCGCCGCGTGCCGGGAAGAAGGCGCACGGTACACCTGGGAACGCTGCACGCAGCAGTTCCTGGACAACCTGGTACCGATCCGCTGA
- a CDS encoding AAA family ATPase, whose translation MVNRLPVRNEYGYQWMITGPNKFQVCGRTTDALPAGAYTVFLDNCGHPNYVGRDVQADELIHFPDSLPAQVQNEIKTFWATGERFARYGYLHRRGYLLYGKQGCGKSSLVNQIIADVIADGHLAFYCQYPGHFIECMRKFRDVEPQRPMVCVFEDIDAIIANYGDSDLLQWLDGNHQVDKAVNLATTNYPEKLDRRIVSRPRRFDRILRIDAPDARLREAYLGRKVPELTAAELARWVALSDGLPFAALAELVISVCCMGNELEETAKLLRSIDAHNPSSAEFANTPPDGDASAESREYEDQEDQPV comes from the coding sequence ATGGTGAACCGCCTCCCGGTCCGCAACGAGTACGGCTACCAGTGGATGATCACCGGCCCGAACAAGTTTCAGGTGTGCGGGCGCACGACCGACGCCCTCCCCGCCGGCGCGTACACGGTGTTCCTCGACAACTGCGGCCACCCCAACTACGTCGGCCGCGACGTCCAGGCCGACGAGCTGATCCACTTCCCCGACAGCCTGCCGGCCCAGGTCCAGAACGAGATCAAGACGTTCTGGGCCACCGGCGAGCGGTTCGCGCGGTACGGCTACCTGCACCGCCGCGGCTACCTGCTCTACGGCAAGCAGGGGTGCGGCAAGTCGTCCCTGGTGAACCAGATCATCGCGGACGTGATCGCCGACGGGCACCTCGCGTTCTACTGCCAGTACCCCGGCCACTTCATCGAGTGCATGCGCAAGTTCCGCGACGTGGAACCGCAGCGGCCGATGGTGTGCGTGTTCGAAGACATCGACGCCATCATCGCCAACTACGGCGATTCCGACCTGCTCCAGTGGCTCGACGGCAACCACCAAGTCGACAAGGCGGTCAACCTGGCGACGACGAACTACCCGGAGAAGCTCGACCGGCGGATCGTCTCCCGCCCGCGGCGGTTCGACCGCATCCTCCGGATCGACGCCCCGGACGCGCGGCTGCGGGAAGCGTACCTGGGCCGCAAGGTGCCCGAGCTGACCGCGGCCGAACTGGCGCGGTGGGTGGCGCTCAGCGACGGGCTGCCGTTCGCGGCGCTGGCCGAACTGGTCATCAGCGTGTGCTGCATGGGCAACGAGCTGGAGGAGACGGCCAAACTGCTCCGGTCGATCGACGCCCACAACCCGTCGAGCGCCGAGTTCGCCAACACCCCGCCGGACGGCGACGCGAGCGCCGAGAGCCGGGAATATGAAGACCAGGAAGACCAGCCGGTGTGA
- a CDS encoding heavy metal translocating P-type ATPase codes for MNRPPSTFVAVFCTKEVVIAAIALVGIGLHLILRFGPGAIDTVLGFPAHAVPLFVALAGGVPLLLGLARHLARREFSADLLAGVSIVTSAVLGEYLAGTLVVLMLSGGQALEAYAVRRASFALEALARRMPSRAHRKQDGAVTEIPLESVAVGDLLVVFPHETCPVDAVVAEGHSTMDESYLTGEPYVLSKVVGSAVLSGAINGNGALTIRAEKTAVDSRYAKIMQVMRESEQRRPALRRLGDQIGAVYTPLAVALALIAWAASGEAQRFLAVLVVATPCPLLIGIPVAIIGSVSLAARRGIIIKDPAVLEKIDTCRTAIFDKTGTLTYGHPELTEVLPGDGFTRDEVLAAVASLERYSRHPLATATIAAAGKTGLKLADAAEVSERPGEGLRGTIGGRAVQVTSRKKLVAQSPTFAATLPPLSGGLECVAQIDGQYGATFRYRDEPRAEGKAFIGHLKPHHGFDRVLLVSGDRESEVRYLAEKVGITEVRAGQSPEQKLALVREETKKAGTVFLGDGINDAPALTAATVGIAFGQGSDVTAEAAGAVILESSLERVDELLHIGKRMRAIALQTAIGGMALSLIGMLLAAGGYLPPVAGAVAQEVIDVGAVLNALRASLTPRVLTDFKTTR; via the coding sequence ATGAACCGCCCGCCCTCGACGTTCGTAGCCGTCTTTTGCACGAAAGAAGTCGTCATCGCCGCGATTGCCCTCGTGGGTATCGGCCTCCACCTGATTCTGCGGTTCGGTCCCGGGGCGATCGATACCGTCCTCGGCTTCCCGGCGCACGCGGTCCCGCTCTTCGTCGCGCTGGCCGGTGGCGTTCCCCTGTTGTTGGGTCTGGCACGCCATCTGGCGCGACGGGAGTTCAGCGCCGACCTGCTGGCGGGCGTTTCCATCGTGACATCGGCGGTCCTCGGGGAGTACCTTGCGGGGACGCTCGTCGTGCTCATGCTCTCCGGCGGGCAGGCGCTGGAGGCCTATGCCGTGCGCCGGGCCTCGTTCGCGCTGGAGGCACTCGCCCGGCGGATGCCGTCTCGGGCACACCGCAAACAGGACGGTGCGGTCACCGAGATCCCACTCGAGTCCGTCGCGGTGGGCGATCTGCTCGTCGTGTTCCCGCACGAGACGTGCCCGGTCGATGCCGTCGTCGCGGAGGGGCACAGCACGATGGACGAATCGTATCTCACCGGCGAACCGTACGTGCTGTCCAAGGTCGTGGGCTCGGCGGTGCTGTCCGGGGCCATCAACGGCAACGGGGCGCTGACGATCCGCGCGGAGAAGACGGCGGTCGATTCCCGGTACGCGAAGATCATGCAGGTGATGCGCGAGTCGGAACAGCGCCGGCCCGCGTTGCGGCGCCTGGGCGACCAGATCGGGGCCGTTTACACGCCGCTGGCGGTGGCCCTGGCCCTGATCGCCTGGGCCGCGAGTGGCGAAGCCCAGCGGTTCCTGGCGGTGCTGGTGGTCGCCACCCCGTGCCCGCTGCTCATCGGTATCCCGGTGGCGATCATCGGGTCCGTCTCTCTCGCGGCCCGCCGCGGGATCATCATCAAAGACCCCGCGGTACTGGAAAAGATCGACACGTGCCGCACGGCGATCTTCGACAAGACCGGCACACTCACCTACGGGCACCCGGAACTAACGGAGGTGCTCCCCGGCGACGGGTTCACCCGGGACGAGGTGCTGGCCGCCGTCGCGAGCCTGGAGCGGTACTCGCGCCACCCGCTCGCGACGGCAACCATCGCCGCTGCGGGGAAAACCGGTCTGAAGCTCGCGGACGCCGCGGAAGTGAGCGAGCGACCGGGCGAAGGGCTGCGGGGCACCATCGGCGGCCGGGCGGTTCAGGTCACCAGTCGCAAGAAACTCGTCGCTCAGTCGCCGACTTTCGCCGCCACGCTTCCTCCACTATCGGGCGGACTGGAGTGTGTCGCGCAGATCGATGGTCAGTACGGGGCGACGTTCCGGTACCGTGACGAACCGCGGGCGGAAGGGAAGGCGTTCATCGGGCACCTGAAACCGCACCACGGGTTCGATCGCGTCCTGTTAGTCTCCGGGGACCGTGAATCGGAGGTCCGGTACCTGGCCGAGAAGGTCGGGATCACGGAGGTTCGCGCCGGGCAGAGCCCCGAGCAGAAGCTGGCGCTCGTGCGCGAGGAGACGAAGAAGGCGGGCACGGTGTTCCTGGGTGATGGGATCAACGACGCGCCCGCGCTGACGGCCGCGACGGTCGGAATCGCCTTCGGCCAGGGCAGTGATGTTACCGCGGAAGCCGCCGGGGCCGTGATTCTGGAAAGCTCGCTGGAGCGGGTGGACGAACTCCTGCACATCGGCAAGCGGATGCGCGCCATCGCGCTGCAAACCGCGATCGGTGGCATGGCGCTGAGCCTGATCGGGATGCTCCTGGCCGCGGGGGGCTATCTCCCACCGGTCGCCGGTGCGGTTGCTCAGGAAGTCATCGACGTGGGCGCGGTACTTAACGCCTTGCGGGCGTCACTGACGCCGCGCGTGCTCACGGATTTCAAGACGACCAGATAG
- a CDS encoding pepsin/retropepsin-like aspartic protease family protein, with product MRVPGRIALFGLAIALSAALAASAADDPPPLLKPVAPQGNQVRVRAPLTPGYPKTMQLTAQVPKVAKGGKKTELVDVLVALDSMPNPSYVTAKKLESWGYVVPKNKEFVLPELLVPAAQVAPKPAKGGTDAVVRLTNIRLTVVDTPASGDDTIFFSDMSLSSSTLYQNGERAMEPRLSFGDKYLELTVPSAIVKRPGTDNFPTPPATASTDAKLAPAVGATTLRNGLPVFSYAAVNGQESYKLASGTTVPVNVVVASISNWDTGVVVTVGLARGCKVETNVGMPGATATGAEGKSEMVPGKIKELRLGFATGPGLKEKKDLVLKDVPVWVDKNVSEGLLYLGPKFMDTHVQDAVYAGGADGWKLYGRINQDLLFDIKTRKKP from the coding sequence ATGCGTGTCCCCGGTCGTATCGCGTTGTTTGGACTGGCGATCGCGCTTTCCGCCGCGCTCGCGGCTTCGGCGGCCGACGACCCGCCCCCGCTCCTTAAACCGGTCGCGCCGCAAGGCAACCAGGTACGGGTCCGTGCGCCGCTCACGCCGGGTTACCCCAAAACGATGCAGTTAACCGCCCAGGTGCCCAAAGTGGCCAAGGGGGGCAAAAAAACCGAACTGGTTGACGTGCTCGTGGCGCTCGATTCGATGCCCAACCCGTCGTACGTGACCGCGAAGAAGCTGGAGAGCTGGGGCTACGTCGTGCCCAAGAACAAGGAGTTCGTGCTTCCCGAGCTGCTGGTCCCCGCGGCCCAGGTCGCACCCAAGCCGGCCAAGGGCGGAACCGACGCGGTCGTCCGACTGACCAATATCCGACTCACCGTGGTGGACACCCCCGCCAGCGGCGACGACACCATCTTCTTCTCCGACATGAGCCTGTCATCCAGCACGCTCTACCAGAACGGTGAGCGGGCGATGGAACCGCGCCTGTCGTTCGGGGACAAGTATCTGGAACTGACTGTACCATCAGCGATCGTCAAGCGGCCGGGCACGGACAACTTCCCGACACCGCCGGCGACCGCGAGCACGGACGCGAAGCTCGCTCCGGCCGTGGGCGCGACGACGCTCCGGAACGGGCTCCCGGTCTTTTCGTACGCCGCGGTGAACGGGCAGGAGTCGTACAAGTTGGCGAGCGGGACCACGGTCCCGGTGAACGTCGTGGTGGCGTCGATTTCGAACTGGGACACGGGTGTCGTCGTCACCGTCGGGCTGGCCCGCGGGTGCAAGGTGGAAACGAACGTCGGCATGCCCGGCGCGACCGCCACCGGCGCGGAGGGGAAGTCCGAGATGGTCCCCGGCAAGATCAAGGAACTCCGGTTGGGGTTCGCCACCGGGCCGGGGCTGAAGGAGAAGAAGGACCTCGTCCTCAAGGACGTGCCGGTGTGGGTGGACAAGAACGTCTCGGAGGGGCTCCTGTACCTCGGACCGAAGTTCATGGACACGCACGTCCAGGACGCCGTGTACGCGGGCGGCGCCGACGGCTGGAAGCTGTACGGCCGCATCAACCAGGACCTGCTGTTCGACATCAAGACGCGGAAAAAGCCGTGA